TCCTTGGATGATGTGTTTGACTCGCGGCTAGCAGGTATCGTGCCTTTTGTGGCATATATCAAGGGCAAAATGTTTGCTGGCGTCTTTCCTTAGAACGGAAAGCGGGGCCACTGTGATTTACCGCCGGTTCGTTTCCTCGCGGAAGTACTGCGTTCATGCCGGAGCGCTGAGCAGAGGAGGGTGGTGGCACCACGCGCGCTGACGCCTAAAAGAGTATTGTGTCTTTTTGCCCCACATAGTCGGCTTCAATTGTCCCTATTTGGCTCATTTGCGTGATCGGGAATGCGTCTGCCGAGCGCATTGTTGCGCGAGATCAAATTGGCGGGCGAATTAAATTTCATATTTTCAGATAGATATAGGAAAAATTATAAGAAAGCCTGTATCATTTGACGGGTTGGCCTTGTTTTTGCCTAAGTCGGAAAGCATGTGTCGAAAATGACATAACGATGAATAGTTCAGTGTTTTTGGGGTGTTTTAAAATATTCTTCGAGGTGAAGAGTGTTCGGTGGACATTTTTTTATCTTGAAATATGCCTTGATTGGCATAAAAGACAAATCACAATATCAAAATTGACTTAAAATGTGGACCTCTCGATGAAAGCCATTCCTGTTGAAGAAGCTGTCGGCACCGTTCTCTGCCACGACATCACGCGTATAGTTCCCGGCGAAACCAAGGGCCCCGCTTTCAGGCGTGGGCACATCGTCACTTTAGACGACATCCAGGCGCTGCTCAATATCGGCAAGGCCAACCTCTACGTCTTTGATCCCAAAGACGGTTATGTGCACGAGGACGAATGCGCTCTGCGCCTGGCCCGGGCTGCCGCTGGACAGGGCATCGCCATCAGTTCGGCCAGCGAGGGCAAGTCCACGCTGACCGCCGCCCACGACGGGGTGCTGTCCATTGATGTGGAAGGTTTGTTTCGCCTCAATTCCATCACTGACGTCACTTTCGGTACCATTCACACCGGTCAGTTTGTCAAAATGGGCAGGATGCTGGGCGGCACGCGGGTCATCCCGCTGGCCGTGCCCGAAGCGCTGCTGCAGGAGGCCGAGGCTGTGTGCCGCGAGCATGCGCCCCTCATTCAGGTTCTGCCGCTCAGGCCTGCGAAGGTCGGCGTGGTGACCACGGGCAGCGAAGTCTACACCGGCCGCATCAAGGATGGGTTCGGTCCGGTGCTGAAGAAAAAATTCGAATCCCTGGGTTCCACGCTGCTCGATCAGGTCTTTGTCTCCGATCAGGTAGAGATGACCGTGGAGGCCATTCACGGCCTGATCCGACGCGGCGCGGACTTCATCGCCGTGACCGGCGGCATGAGCGTCGACCCTGATGACCAGACCCCGGCCGCCATCCGCGCGACCGGGGCGCGCGTCGTTTCCTACGGCGCGCCCACTTATCCGGGGGCCATGTTCATGCTCGCCTATCTGGACGACGTGCCCGTGGTCGGTCTGCCTGGATGCGTCATGTATTACAAAGCCAGTATTTTCGATCTGATCGTGCCCCGCTTGCTCTCCGGGGAACGCTTGGAACGCAAGGATATTGTTGCGTTCGGCCATGGAGGCCTGTGCGAAAGCTGCCCCAGTTGCCACTACCCGGCCTGCGGCTTCGGCAAACTCTAGAGCCCTGCGCAAAATCTGTTTGAAATAACACGCTATTTGGAGGAACCGGAATGATCAAAAAGCAAATTGTGGTTAATGGCATCGCCAGAAATCTGGTGGTCGACGCGGAAGATACTCTGGTCAACGTGATCAGGAAAAACATTGGCCTGACCGGCACCAAGGTCGGTTGCAACGAAGGCCAGTGCGGCGCATGCAGCGTGATCATGGACGGCAAGGTCGTGCGTTCCTGTGCGATCAAGATGAAACGCGTCGAGGATGGCGCGAACATCACCACCATCGAAGGCATCGGTACTCCGGCCGATCCTCATCCGCTGCAGCTGGCCTGGATGCTTCACGGCGCGGCCCAGTGCGGGTTCTGCTCCCCGGGCTTCATTGTCTCCGCCAAGGGCCTGCTGGACACCAATCCCAAGCCCACCCGCGACGATGTCCGCGACTGGTTCCAGAAGCACCGCAACGCCTGCCGGTGCACCGGCTACAAGCCCCTGGTGGACGCCGTCATGGATGCGGCCAAGGTCCTGCGCGGCGAGAAGAGCGCGGCCGACCTCGAGTACAAGATGCCTAAGGACGGCAGCGTCTGGGGCACCCGCCATCCCCGTCCTTCGGCCCTGGCCAAGGTCACCGGCACCCTGGATTTCGGCGCGGACATGGGCCTGAAGTTGCCTGAGGGTACCTTGCAGTGCGCTCTGGTGCAGGCCGAAGTCTCCCACGCCAAGATCCTGTCCATCGACACCGCAGAAGCCGAGAAGATGCCCGGCGTGTTCAAGGTCGTGACCCACAAGGATGTGAAGGGCAAGAACCGCATCACCGGCCTCATCACCTTCCCCTCCAACCTCGGCGACGGCTGGGACCGCCCCATCCTGTGCGATGAGAAAATCTTTCAGTACGGTGACGCCATCGCCATCGTCTGCGCCGACACTGAAACCAACGCCAAGGCCGCGGCCAAGAAGGTCGTGGTCAAGCTGGAGCAGTTGCCCGAATACATGAGCGCCCCGGCGGCCATGGCCGAAGACGCCATCGAGATTCATCCCGGCACGCCCAATATCTACTACATTCAGAAGATCGCCAAGGGCGGAGAAACAAAGCCCATCTTCGACAAGGCCGACGTGGTGGTCGAAGGCAGCTACTACACGTCCCGCCAGCCCCATTTGCCCATCGAACCGGACTGCGGTTTTGCCTACATCGATGACGACGGCAAGCTGATCATCCACTCCAAGTCCATCGGCCTGCATCTGCATTTGTACATGATTGCGCCCGGTCTTGGCGTGGAACCCGACAATATCGCCCTGGTGCAGAATCCCGCCGGAGGCACCTTCGGTTACAAGTTCAGCCCGACCATGGAAGCCCTTGTCGGCGCCGCCGCCCTGGCCACGGGCCGTCCCGTGAACCTGGTTTACGATTACCGCCAGCAGCAGGCTTACACCGGCAAGCGTTCTCCGTTCTGGACCGATGTGCGCCTGGCCGCCACCAAGGATGGCAAGCTTCTGGGCATGGAAACCGACTGGACCGTGGACCACGGCCCGTACTCGGAATTCGGCGATCTTTTGACCCTGCGCGGCGCCCAGTACATCGGTGCCGGTTACGACATTCCGAGCATTCGCGGCGAAGGCCGCACGGTCTGCACCAACCACTGTTGGGGCGCGGCCTTCCGTGGCTACGGCGCTCCGGAATCCGAGTTCCCGTCAGAGACCTTGATGGACGAACTGGCCGAAAAGCTGGGCATGGACCCCTTCGATCTGCGCTACAAGAACATTTACCGCAAGGGTTCCACCACCCCCACGGGCCAGGATCCTGAAGTGTACAGCCTACCCGAGATGTTCGACATCATGCGGCCCAAGTACGAAGAAGCCAAGAAACGCGCTGCTGCGGCCTCCACCGCTGAAATCAAACGCGGCGTGGGTATCGCCCTGGGCGTGTACGGCGCGGGCCTTGACGGCGCGGACAGCGCCGCAGCCGACGCCGAGCTCATGCCCGACGGCACCGTGACTATCTACGACTGCTGGGAAGACCACGGCCAGGGCGCCGACATGGGCACCCTGGGCACGGCCCATGAGACTTTGCGTCCCTTGGGCATCACCCCCGACAAGATCCGTCTGGTCATGAACGACACCCGCGTGGCCCCGAACTCCGGGCCCGCCGGCGGCAGCCGTTCCCAGGTCGTGGTCGGACAGGCCATCGTCAACGCCTGCGAACAGCTGATCAAGGCCATGAAGAAGGGCGACGGCTTCCGCACTTATGACGAGATGGTCGCCGAAAAGCTGCCTTTGCGCTATAATGGCAAGTGGACCGCTCCGGCCAAGGATTGCGATGCCAACGGCCAGGGCAGCCCCTTCTGCTGCTACATGTACGGCCTGTTCCTGTCCGAGGTGGCTGTCGATGTCGCGACCGGCAAGACCACCGTCGAGAAGATGTCCATTGTCGGTGATATCGGCAAGGTCAACAACTACTCCCTGGTCGACGGCCAGATCTACGGTGGCATGGCCCAGGGCATCGGCCTGGCCCTGACCGAAGATTACGAAGACCTGAAGAAGCATGCGACCATGAGAGGCGCGGGTATCCCCTACATCAAGGATATCCCGGACAACATGGAGATCACCTACGTGGAAACTTCCCGTCCCGACGGTCCGCACGGTGCCTCCGGCGTCGGCGAGATGCCGCTGACCGCTCCCCACGCAGCGGTCCTGAATGGCGTGTACAATGCCTGCGGCGCCCGCATTCGTGAGATTCCCGCATTGCC
This DNA window, taken from Desulfomicrobium sp. ZS1, encodes the following:
- a CDS encoding molybdopterin-binding protein; protein product: MKAIPVEEAVGTVLCHDITRIVPGETKGPAFRRGHIVTLDDIQALLNIGKANLYVFDPKDGYVHEDECALRLARAAAGQGIAISSASEGKSTLTAAHDGVLSIDVEGLFRLNSITDVTFGTIHTGQFVKMGRMLGGTRVIPLAVPEALLQEAEAVCREHAPLIQVLPLRPAKVGVVTTGSEVYTGRIKDGFGPVLKKKFESLGSTLLDQVFVSDQVEMTVEAIHGLIRRGADFIAVTGGMSVDPDDQTPAAIRATGARVVSYGAPTYPGAMFMLAYLDDVPVVGLPGCVMYYKASIFDLIVPRLLSGERLERKDIVAFGHGGLCESCPSCHYPACGFGKL
- a CDS encoding molybdopterin-dependent aldehyde oxidoreductase, translated to MIKKQIVVNGIARNLVVDAEDTLVNVIRKNIGLTGTKVGCNEGQCGACSVIMDGKVVRSCAIKMKRVEDGANITTIEGIGTPADPHPLQLAWMLHGAAQCGFCSPGFIVSAKGLLDTNPKPTRDDVRDWFQKHRNACRCTGYKPLVDAVMDAAKVLRGEKSAADLEYKMPKDGSVWGTRHPRPSALAKVTGTLDFGADMGLKLPEGTLQCALVQAEVSHAKILSIDTAEAEKMPGVFKVVTHKDVKGKNRITGLITFPSNLGDGWDRPILCDEKIFQYGDAIAIVCADTETNAKAAAKKVVVKLEQLPEYMSAPAAMAEDAIEIHPGTPNIYYIQKIAKGGETKPIFDKADVVVEGSYYTSRQPHLPIEPDCGFAYIDDDGKLIIHSKSIGLHLHLYMIAPGLGVEPDNIALVQNPAGGTFGYKFSPTMEALVGAAALATGRPVNLVYDYRQQQAYTGKRSPFWTDVRLAATKDGKLLGMETDWTVDHGPYSEFGDLLTLRGAQYIGAGYDIPSIRGEGRTVCTNHCWGAAFRGYGAPESEFPSETLMDELAEKLGMDPFDLRYKNIYRKGSTTPTGQDPEVYSLPEMFDIMRPKYEEAKKRAAAASTAEIKRGVGIALGVYGAGLDGADSAAADAELMPDGTVTIYDCWEDHGQGADMGTLGTAHETLRPLGITPDKIRLVMNDTRVAPNSGPAGGSRSQVVVGQAIVNACEQLIKAMKKGDGFRTYDEMVAEKLPLRYNGKWTAPAKDCDANGQGSPFCCYMYGLFLSEVAVDVATGKTTVEKMSIVGDIGKVNNYSLVDGQIYGGMAQGIGLALTEDYEDLKKHATMRGAGIPYIKDIPDNMEITYVETSRPDGPHGASGVGEMPLTAPHAAVLNGVYNACGARIREIPALPEKILAAMKK